In one Silene latifolia isolate original U9 population chromosome 10, ASM4854445v1, whole genome shotgun sequence genomic region, the following are encoded:
- the LOC141607276 gene encoding uncharacterized protein LOC141607276, giving the protein MVKKDSKPRLLRWVLLLQEFDLEIKDKAGSENVVADHLSRLTVEDHGIQDKSGPINEWLRDDGLMEVTVKTPWFADLANYIVSGFLPDEMEQRERRKLRNDAKRYFWNDPHLFRKCGDGMFRRCVSREEGLEIVNRVHNSAYKGHLATSRTIAKILQGGFYWPSMFKDIHYFVKSCDA; this is encoded by the coding sequence atggtgaagaAAGATTCAAAGCCCCGACTCTTGAGATGGGTCCTACTtctccaagaatttgatttagagattAAGGATAAGGCCGGGTCGGAAAATGTTGTAGCCGACCACCTATCAAGATTGACCGTTGAAGATCATGGGATACAAGACAAGAGTGGACCCATCAATGAGTGGTTACGGGATGATGGACTCATGGAAGTTACCGTCAAGACCCCTTGGTTTGCGGATCTTGCAAACTACATTGTAAGTGGTTTCTTGCCGGATGAAATGGAACAAAGGGAAAGGCGGAAGTTGAGGAATGACGCCAAGAGATACTTTTGGAATGACCCCCACTTATTccgcaagtgtggggatggaatgttCCGAAGATGTGTTTCAAGAGAGGAGGGCTTGGAGATTGTCAACCGGGTTCACAATTCCGCCTATAAGGGACACTTGGCCACCTCTAGAACAattgccaagatcctccaaggtGGATTCTATTGGCCCTCCATGTTTAAGGACATCCACTACTTTGTTAAATCTTGTGATGCTTga